Proteins encoded together in one Magnetospirillum sp. 15-1 window:
- a CDS encoding DUF2493 domain-containing protein, whose protein sequence is MTHDTLPFGPEPEAKSHPSATGYLLDELALYGYRPGQDEPDPRPLPEADMVRAELAGIVDTIAGMLADTRLEDDLDDLLWSLVAVFHRKIDRLERDLDANEQAQTRSRRDQNGSEIASVELERLIEQGIGLIERRNAFEFFRDTAAERYEAVTGSTWRPRVGSMVNHRTLTAAMIDSRDFLAARHRADTQLLMPPGPRIAFTGGLECNDHARIWEVLDRVRAKHPGMVLLHGGSPKGAERIAACWADSRAVPQVVFKPDWTRHKNAAPFKRNDRMLEVLPIGVIAFPGSGISENLADKARKMGIPVWRFAAGGGA, encoded by the coding sequence ATGACCCACGACACCCTCCCGTTTGGTCCCGAACCGGAAGCGAAATCCCACCCGTCCGCGACAGGGTATCTGCTCGATGAACTGGCCCTCTACGGCTATCGCCCCGGCCAGGACGAGCCCGATCCCCGTCCGTTGCCCGAGGCCGACATGGTCCGCGCCGAACTGGCCGGTATCGTTGATACCATCGCCGGCATGCTGGCCGACACCCGGCTGGAGGACGATCTCGACGACCTGCTGTGGTCGCTGGTCGCCGTCTTCCACCGCAAGATCGACCGGCTGGAACGCGATCTCGATGCCAACGAGCAGGCCCAGACCCGTTCGCGCCGCGACCAGAACGGCTCGGAGATCGCCTCGGTCGAGCTGGAACGGCTGATCGAGCAGGGCATCGGCTTGATCGAGCGCCGCAACGCCTTCGAGTTCTTCCGCGACACCGCCGCCGAGCGCTACGAGGCGGTCACCGGCTCGACCTGGCGGCCGCGCGTCGGTTCCATGGTCAATCACCGGACCCTGACCGCCGCCATGATCGACAGCCGCGACTTCCTCGCCGCCCGCCACCGCGCCGACACCCAGCTGCTGATGCCGCCCGGCCCCCGCATCGCTTTCACCGGCGGCCTGGAGTGCAACGACCACGCCCGCATCTGGGAGGTGCTCGACCGCGTCCGCGCCAAGCATCCCGGCATGGTGCTGCTGCATGGCGGCAGTCCCAAGGGCGCCGAACGCATCGCCGCCTGCTGGGCCGACAGCCGCGCGGTGCCGCAGGTGGTGTTCAAGCCCGACTGGACCCGCCATAAGAACGCCGCGCCGTTCAAGCGCAACGACCGGATGCTGGAGGTCCTGCCCATCGGGGTGATCGCCTTCCCCGGCTCCGGCATCTCCGAAAACCTCGCCGACAAGGCCCGCAAGATGGGCATCCCGGTATGGCGGTTCGCAGCGGGGGGCGGCGCGTGA
- a CDS encoding toprim domain-containing protein produces MSIAADLAHRLAGNAEAVCRAYLSQGRRQGNWWVVGDVLNAPGRSLYVRLSGDRAGHWSDAATGEHGDLLDLIARNRRLDFRAAIDEARAFLAVPRPPLPSDPAPSGSPEAARRLFRLGRPIPGTMAETYLRARGILGPLRWPCLRFHPAVWHRAHAGAPSEAWPALLAAVTDHSGTITGLQRTWLAPSGRGKAPLADPRRALGSLLGNGVRFGIATEVLAAGEGIETVLALKSVLPALSMIAALSANHLAALVFPPSLARLYVVRDNDAAGRMAVESLSARGNAAGVEVRPLVPWGEDFNADLLRLGADHMLARLADQLAPEDARRFLPHRDAV; encoded by the coding sequence ATGTCCATCGCCGCCGATCTCGCCCACCGCCTTGCCGGAAACGCCGAGGCGGTGTGCCGGGCCTATCTGTCCCAGGGGCGCCGCCAGGGAAATTGGTGGGTGGTGGGCGACGTCCTCAATGCGCCGGGACGCAGTCTGTATGTCCGGCTGTCCGGCGACCGGGCCGGCCACTGGAGCGATGCCGCCACCGGTGAACATGGCGATCTGCTCGATCTCATCGCCCGCAATCGCCGGCTGGACTTTCGCGCAGCCATCGACGAGGCCCGCGCCTTTCTCGCCGTGCCGCGCCCGCCTTTGCCGTCAGACCCGGCTCCGTCGGGATCGCCCGAGGCGGCCCGCCGGCTGTTCCGTTTGGGCCGGCCGATCCCCGGCACGATGGCGGAAACCTATCTGCGGGCGCGCGGCATCCTCGGCCCGCTCCGCTGGCCGTGCCTGCGCTTTCATCCCGCCGTCTGGCATCGCGCCCATGCTGGTGCCCCCAGCGAGGCCTGGCCCGCTTTGCTGGCCGCCGTCACCGATCACAGCGGCACCATCACCGGCCTGCAGCGCACCTGGCTCGCTCCATCGGGCCGGGGCAAGGCGCCGTTGGCCGATCCGCGCCGGGCGCTAGGCTCTCTGCTCGGCAACGGCGTGCGCTTCGGTATCGCCACCGAGGTGCTGGCGGCGGGGGAGGGGATCGAAACCGTGCTGGCGCTGAAATCCGTCCTGCCCGCCCTGTCGATGATCGCCGCCCTGTCGGCCAACCACCTCGCCGCCCTGGTCTTCCCGCCGTCGCTGGCCCGGCTCTATGTCGTCCGCGACAACGACGCCGCCGGCCGCATGGCGGTGGAGAGCCTGTCGGCGCGCGGAAACGCGGCCGGCGTCGAGGTCCGCCCGCTGGTGCCCTGGGGCGAGGATTTCAACGCCGATCTGCTGCGGCTCGGCGCCGATCACATGCTTGCCCGGCTGGCGGATCAGCTCGCTCCCGAAGACGCGCGGCGGTTCCTGCCTCATCGCGATGCGGTCTGA
- a CDS encoding ParB/RepB/Spo0J family partition protein, which yields MANPRSKPSLPRIVLSASRDIPFDKLVLSQANVRRIKAGVSIEDLAEDIAARTLLQGLSVRPVRDADGNETGLFEVPAGGRRFRALELLIKQKRLARTAPIPCVVRTEGLAIEDSLAENIQRAPLHPLDQFRAFVALRDSGLGEEEIAARFFITPAVVRQRLRLAAVSPKLLDLYGDDQMTLEQLMAFTIVADPARQEQVWENLATAYNKEPFYIRKLLTEGAVRATDKRARFVGIAAYEAAGGVVQRDLFQSDDGGWLHDIAVLDRLVAERLEAEAANLQAEGWKWVEAAADFPYGHTAGLRRLIGEPAALSEEEQAGLAALHAEYAQLEESHAEADELPEEIDRRLGEIEAAIEAFETRPMAYDPAEIARAGAFLSIDPAGTPRIERGFVRLEDEAPMEPEPEAGIEADPVDAPAATSGGEPVDDEDDAAKPLPDRLVIELTAHRTLALRDALARDPDTAVLAVLHVLCLKLFHHHTSDSSLEIEARSATFAAQAPGLADSPSARAIDARHQSWEKQLPDEPAELWRVLAGFDHDSRMALLAHCAALTVNAVREPWNRRAGALVHADHLARAVGLDMAAAGWVPTVDTYLGRVTKARILEAVREAKGETAARMIDHLRKPDMAREAEQVLDGAGWLPEPLRRPAEADSSDLAAE from the coding sequence ATGGCAAACCCACGTTCCAAGCCTTCCCTGCCCCGGATCGTCCTGAGCGCGTCCCGGGATATTCCCTTCGACAAGCTGGTGCTGTCCCAGGCCAATGTCCGCCGGATCAAGGCCGGCGTTTCCATCGAGGATCTGGCCGAGGACATCGCAGCCCGCACCCTGCTGCAGGGGCTCAGCGTCCGGCCGGTGCGCGATGCCGATGGCAATGAGACCGGGCTGTTCGAGGTGCCGGCCGGCGGCCGCCGCTTCCGGGCGCTGGAACTGCTGATCAAACAGAAGCGGCTGGCCAGGACCGCGCCGATCCCCTGCGTGGTGCGGACCGAGGGCCTGGCCATCGAGGATTCGCTGGCCGAGAACATTCAGCGCGCGCCGCTGCATCCCCTCGACCAGTTCCGCGCCTTCGTGGCCCTGCGCGACAGCGGGCTGGGCGAGGAGGAGATCGCCGCCCGCTTCTTCATCACCCCGGCGGTGGTCCGGCAGCGCCTGCGTCTGGCGGCGGTGTCGCCCAAGCTGCTCGATCTCTACGGCGATGACCAGATGACGCTGGAACAGCTGATGGCCTTCACCATCGTCGCCGACCCCGCCCGCCAGGAGCAGGTGTGGGAGAACCTCGCCACCGCCTACAACAAGGAGCCCTTCTACATCCGCAAACTGCTGACCGAAGGGGCGGTGCGCGCCACCGACAAGCGGGCGCGCTTCGTCGGCATCGCGGCCTACGAGGCGGCGGGCGGCGTGGTCCAGCGCGACCTGTTCCAGTCCGATGACGGCGGCTGGCTGCACGATATCGCCGTGCTCGACCGTCTGGTCGCCGAGAGGCTGGAGGCCGAAGCGGCCAATCTCCAGGCGGAAGGTTGGAAATGGGTCGAGGCGGCGGCGGATTTCCCTTATGGCCATACCGCCGGGCTGCGTCGCCTGATCGGTGAGCCGGCGGCACTAAGCGAGGAGGAGCAGGCCGGTCTGGCGGCGCTCCACGCCGAATACGCCCAGTTGGAGGAATCCCACGCCGAGGCGGACGAGCTGCCCGAGGAGATCGATCGCCGATTGGGGGAGATCGAGGCCGCCATCGAGGCGTTCGAGACCCGGCCCATGGCCTATGATCCGGCCGAAATCGCCCGCGCCGGGGCCTTTCTCAGCATCGATCCGGCCGGGACTCCGCGGATCGAACGGGGCTTCGTCCGGCTGGAGGACGAGGCCCCGATGGAGCCCGAGCCGGAGGCCGGGATTGAGGCCGATCCGGTCGATGCCCCGGCCGCGACCTCGGGCGGTGAGCCGGTCGATGACGAGGACGATGCCGCCAAGCCGCTGCCGGATCGGCTGGTCATTGAACTGACCGCCCATCGCACCCTGGCCCTGCGCGATGCCCTGGCTCGCGATCCGGACACCGCCGTGCTGGCGGTGCTGCATGTGCTTTGCCTCAAGCTGTTCCATCACCACACCTCGGATTCCAGCCTGGAGATCGAGGCCCGCAGCGCCACCTTCGCCGCCCAGGCGCCGGGTCTGGCCGACAGCCCCTCGGCCAGGGCGATCGATGCCCGTCACCAGTCCTGGGAAAAGCAGCTTCCGGACGAGCCCGCCGAGCTGTGGCGGGTCCTGGCCGGCTTCGATCACGACAGCCGGATGGCGCTGTTGGCCCATTGCGCCGCGCTCACCGTCAATGCGGTGCGGGAGCCGTGGAACCGCCGCGCCGGGGCACTGGTCCATGCCGATCATCTGGCCCGGGCGGTGGGACTCGACATGGCGGCGGCGGGATGGGTCCCCACCGTCGACACCTATCTCGGCCGGGTCACCAAGGCGCGCATCCTGGAGGCGGTGCGCGAGGCCAAGGGCGAGACGGCGGCGCGGATGATCGATCATCTGCGTAAGCCCGATATGGCGCGGGAGGCCGAACAGGTCTTGGACGGCGCCGGCTGGCTGCCCGAGCCGCTACGTCGGCCGGCCGAGGCGGACTCGTCGGATCTTGCCGCCGAGTAG
- a CDS encoding type II toxin-antitoxin system RelE/ParE family toxin: MSIPVVFSPEAQDQLVALYRTIAAAASPAVAARYTDSIVTHCEGLTTFPLRGHRRDDIRPGLRITSYRRRTVIAYAVADDRISVIGVFYGGRDYEAALRPGPEE, from the coding sequence GTGAGCATCCCCGTCGTCTTTTCCCCCGAGGCCCAGGACCAGCTGGTGGCGCTCTATCGCACCATCGCGGCGGCGGCATCGCCCGCGGTGGCGGCGCGCTATACCGATTCCATTGTCACCCATTGCGAAGGGTTGACGACGTTTCCGCTTCGGGGACACCGTCGCGACGACATTCGCCCCGGATTGCGCATCACCAGCTACCGTCGGCGCACAGTGATCGCCTATGCCGTGGCGGACGACCGGATCTCCGTCATCGGGGTGTTTTACGGCGGCCGGGATTACGAAGCGGCCCTGCGGCCGGGGCCGGAGGAATAG
- a CDS encoding type II toxin-antitoxin system ParD family antitoxin, translating into MRSTQQFSITLPNEMADLVKAKVAAGEYASESEVIRDGLRALLARDRAVEGWLRDQVGPAFDALQADPSRARTADQVRAALAAEHRKGSAPT; encoded by the coding sequence ATGCGTTCGACCCAGCAATTCAGCATCACCTTGCCGAACGAGATGGCGGACCTTGTGAAGGCCAAGGTCGCGGCCGGGGAATATGCCAGCGAAAGCGAGGTGATCCGCGACGGATTGCGTGCCCTTCTCGCCCGCGACCGTGCCGTCGAGGGCTGGCTGCGCGATCAGGTGGGGCCGGCCTTTGACGCGCTCCAGGCCGATCCCTCCCGTGCCCGGACCGCCGATCAGGTGCGGGCGGCGCTGGCGGCGGAACACCGGAAGGGCAGCGCCCCGACGTGA
- a CDS encoding zincin-like metallopeptidase domain-containing protein, whose protein sequence is MTHAIAGTRPSPDRQSRERTSLYQDITDRIIAELEAGRLPWVQPWGHSDTGADLGLPRNASTGRRYSGINILILWGAVFRHGFSGQGWLTFRQALALGGHVRKGEMGTTVVYADRFIPDGERRRAEREGSEPGVIAFLKRFTVFNADQCDDLPKDIATTLPPIPEGLILPQAEALIRATGATFRIGGERAFYSPAHDYVQVPRPDAYFEPINWHRTALHELGHWTGHPSRLGRDHSGHFGSKSYAQEELVAEMTSAFTCATLGIVPTVRHADYIASWLDVLRQDNRAIIRAAGAASKAAEYLLAFRPESMVGQGA, encoded by the coding sequence ATGACCCATGCCATAGCAGGAACACGTCCCTCTCCGGATCGTCAATCCCGGGAGCGGACCAGCCTTTATCAGGATATCACCGACCGGATCATCGCCGAACTGGAGGCCGGGCGTCTGCCCTGGGTGCAGCCCTGGGGGCATTCCGATACCGGCGCCGATCTCGGTCTGCCTCGAAACGCCTCCACCGGACGCCGCTATTCCGGCATCAACATCCTCATTTTGTGGGGGGCGGTGTTCAGACACGGCTTTTCCGGCCAGGGCTGGCTGACCTTCCGCCAAGCCTTGGCCTTGGGCGGCCATGTCCGCAAGGGCGAGATGGGTACCACGGTGGTCTATGCCGACCGCTTTATTCCCGACGGGGAACGCCGCCGGGCCGAGCGCGAGGGCAGCGAGCCGGGCGTCATCGCCTTTCTCAAGCGCTTCACCGTGTTCAATGCCGATCAATGCGACGATCTGCCCAAGGACATCGCGACCACGCTGCCGCCGATCCCGGAGGGGCTGATCCTGCCCCAGGCGGAAGCGCTGATCCGGGCCACGGGGGCGACGTTTCGCATCGGCGGCGAGCGGGCGTTCTACAGCCCGGCCCATGATTACGTCCAGGTGCCGCGCCCCGATGCCTATTTCGAGCCGATCAACTGGCACCGCACCGCCCTGCATGAGCTCGGACACTGGACCGGCCATCCCTCCCGTCTCGGCCGCGATCACTCGGGCCATTTCGGCTCGAAGTCCTACGCCCAGGAGGAACTGGTGGCCGAGATGACCAGCGCCTTCACCTGCGCGACCCTGGGCATCGTGCCGACGGTCCGGCACGCCGATTACATCGCCTCCTGGCTCGACGTGCTGCGCCAGGACAATCGCGCCATCATCCGTGCCGCCGGTGCCGCGTCGAAAGCGGCGGAGTATCTGCTGGCGTTCCGGCCGGAAAGCATGGTCGGGCAGGGGGCGTGA
- a CDS encoding DUF2285 domain-containing protein: protein MLTVTAEPVSPGTGDAFDIHDFPALTTVLRMANGGEHLLFSDGIRHLQLHLTTGSVLEGPVRFHYALRGFHQAEPGLVTLRRLCQLWRLGRLPRQLYAAEPVAERWLLALRAHDGMAAGASRREIAAALFGERAVREDWAGRSDYLRLRVQRLLRIASRLVSGGYRDILKRRWTAREA, encoded by the coding sequence GTGCTGACCGTCACCGCCGAGCCGGTATCTCCCGGTACCGGGGATGCCTTCGATATCCATGACTTCCCGGCACTGACCACGGTTCTGCGGATGGCTAACGGTGGGGAACATCTGCTGTTCAGCGACGGCATCCGCCATCTTCAACTCCACCTGACCACCGGCAGCGTGCTGGAGGGGCCGGTCCGCTTCCATTACGCTTTGCGGGGATTCCATCAAGCGGAGCCAGGTCTGGTCACCCTGCGGCGATTGTGTCAGCTCTGGCGGCTGGGCCGGCTGCCGCGCCAGCTCTATGCGGCCGAGCCGGTGGCCGAGCGCTGGCTGCTGGCGTTGCGGGCTCATGACGGAATGGCAGCGGGGGCCAGCCGGCGCGAGATCGCCGCGGCCCTGTTCGGCGAACGGGCCGTCCGGGAGGATTGGGCGGGGCGCTCCGATTACCTCCGCCTGCGGGTCCAGCGCCTGCTGCGTATCGCCAGCCGGCTGGTGAGCGGCGGCTACCGCGACATCCTGAAGCGGAGGTGGACGGCACGGGAGGCGTGA
- a CDS encoding AraC family transcriptional regulator — MQKAVLIDYTTDDRRSVAVAETRLARNGFCISRYNFQPNSGSWMGAAQLTVVMHETAPFELGWRLPGERPMRHAVTAGLFHIQPSDQPVFLDWRETPGAVTVAMTTAFLQKAVGEAFDGRLPNLRAQAAIQDRAAREIIATLRNGLNDITSCSGLLLDHAGAMLALHLFRRYSDGRPIRSWMNGGLGASRRRRIMDYIDDHLEDELSLADLATQAGLSPHHFGKAFKASFGQPPWRYVNERRILRAKEMLLNGGRSITEIALSLGFASHSHFTDAFRKTTGTTPSRFRQDYL, encoded by the coding sequence ATGCAAAAGGCCGTGCTGATCGATTACACTACGGATGACAGGCGTTCCGTGGCCGTAGCCGAGACACGGCTGGCGCGGAACGGCTTTTGCATCAGCCGTTACAACTTCCAGCCCAATAGCGGCTCCTGGATGGGCGCGGCACAATTGACCGTGGTCATGCATGAAACCGCACCTTTCGAGCTTGGCTGGCGGTTACCGGGCGAGCGGCCAATGCGGCACGCGGTTACCGCCGGGCTCTTCCATATCCAGCCCTCCGACCAACCGGTCTTCCTCGACTGGCGGGAAACGCCGGGAGCCGTTACCGTGGCGATGACCACAGCCTTTCTCCAAAAGGCCGTGGGGGAGGCGTTCGATGGCCGGCTACCCAATCTTCGAGCCCAGGCGGCGATCCAGGATCGCGCCGCCCGGGAAATAATCGCCACTCTTCGCAACGGCTTGAACGACATCACCTCATGCAGCGGACTGCTCCTCGACCATGCCGGCGCAATGCTCGCACTGCATTTGTTCAGACGCTATAGCGACGGGCGGCCCATCCGCTCGTGGATGAACGGCGGCCTGGGGGCATCGCGCCGGCGCCGGATCATGGATTACATCGACGACCATCTGGAAGATGAACTGAGCCTCGCCGATCTGGCGACCCAAGCCGGCCTCAGCCCCCACCACTTCGGCAAGGCGTTCAAGGCAAGCTTTGGCCAACCGCCCTGGCGATACGTGAACGAACGGCGTATCCTGCGAGCCAAGGAAATGCTGCTGAATGGTGGCCGATCGATCACCGAGATCGCCCTCAGCCTTGGATTCGCCAGCCACAGTCATTTTACCGACGCCTTTCGTAAGACCACCGGCACCACACCATCTCGATTCCGGCAAGACTATCTTTGA
- a CDS encoding HD domain-containing protein → MARTGQDRVTPDLSQSGGYAQVLSAAGMKSAWARPLFDGPDLLGFLFLDATVLNYFNPNVVADLQVFADLTRLIIIQNLTATKFLRSVVKVSREFSRYRDEETGMHLERMSHYAQEIARGLAPRFSLSDEYVAFVHLFAPLHDIGKVAIPDHILLKPGKYEPEEFLIMKNHSRLGAEMIDRMAETRQVPKWVCHCSITVVSAAAT, encoded by the coding sequence ATGGCCCGCACCGGACAAGACCGCGTTACTCCAGATCTCTCCCAATCCGGGGGATATGCGCAGGTTTTATCTGCCGCCGGAATGAAATCGGCCTGGGCAAGGCCGTTGTTTGACGGCCCCGATCTCCTCGGCTTTCTGTTTCTCGACGCGACGGTGTTGAACTATTTCAACCCCAATGTCGTCGCCGACCTGCAAGTGTTCGCCGACCTGACCCGATTGATCATAATTCAGAATCTGACCGCAACGAAATTTCTACGATCCGTTGTCAAGGTCAGTCGCGAGTTCAGCCGCTATCGCGACGAAGAAACCGGCATGCATCTGGAGCGCATGTCTCATTACGCCCAGGAGATTGCGCGAGGTCTTGCTCCACGCTTCAGCCTTTCCGACGAATATGTGGCGTTCGTCCACCTTTTCGCGCCCCTGCACGATATCGGGAAGGTCGCCATTCCCGACCACATTCTCTTGAAGCCGGGTAAATACGAGCCGGAAGAGTTCTTGATCATGAAGAACCATAGCCGTCTCGGTGCAGAGATGATTGATCGGATGGCCGAGACGCGGCAGGTACCGAAATGGGTGTGCCATTGCTCGATCACCGTGGTCAGCGCCGCCGCCACATAG
- a CDS encoding ATP-binding protein has product MRSSIQGGHIHVSVASEEDGILCSVADNGPGIADAFKPCVFDEFRQDLATREVSGALGLGLSICLGLVELHGGAITVDDAEPHGAVFSFTIPGPR; this is encoded by the coding sequence ATGAGGTCGTCGATTCAGGGGGGCCACATTCATGTGTCCGTCGCGAGTGAGGAAGACGGTATCCTGTGCTCGGTGGCCGATAACGGCCCGGGCATCGCCGACGCATTCAAGCCCTGCGTCTTCGACGAATTCCGTCAGGATCTGGCAACCCGCGAGGTTTCCGGCGCCCTGGGGCTGGGGTTGTCGATCTGCCTGGGGCTGGTGGAACTTCACGGCGGTGCCATCACGGTCGATGATGCCGAGCCGCACGGAGCAGTTTTCAGCTTCACTATTCCTGGCCCTCGCTGA
- a CDS encoding DHA2 family efflux MFS transporter permease subunit has protein sequence MAEAGMRVPAAGRAMITASLILAVIMQALDTTIANVALPYIQGSVAASADQINWVLTSYIVAAAIMTPPSGYLANRFGRKRVLMTTVVGFVLASVLCGMAQSLVQIVGFRLVQGLFGAALVPLAQSILLDIYPPEERGSAMALFGVSVMVGPVLGPVIGGWLTDHASWRWVFYINVPIGALALAGVSASVPESRPDTATRLDWLGFGLLSLAIAALQLFLDRGEQLDWLSSGEIQIEALVMASAFYLFLVHTFSSRTSFVNPRLFLDRNFTVGMLFIFVVGVTYLASLALMTPYLQTLMGYPVVTAGIVMGPRGLGTMACMFLVGRLIGRVDTRWLLLTGLAITAWGMYEMSGWTPDISQWTIIRVGFIQGAGLGFLFVPLTTTTFATLAPEMRGDGTGLYNLSRNIGSAVGISIVMALLVRNTQINHAEIAASVTPYNRMLSIPGIAQALSPSSAAGRAALDGIITQQATIISYMDDFKLLMVLSLLVMPLVLVLRKPQGPAGTDHGAVME, from the coding sequence ATGGCTGAGGCCGGCATGCGGGTGCCGGCCGCCGGGCGCGCCATGATCACCGCCAGCCTCATCCTCGCCGTGATCATGCAGGCGCTGGACACCACCATCGCCAATGTGGCGCTGCCCTACATCCAGGGCAGCGTCGCGGCCAGCGCCGACCAGATCAACTGGGTCCTGACCTCCTATATCGTGGCGGCGGCGATCATGACGCCGCCCTCGGGCTATCTCGCCAACCGGTTCGGGCGCAAGCGCGTCCTGATGACCACCGTCGTCGGCTTCGTCCTGGCCTCGGTGCTGTGCGGCATGGCCCAATCCCTGGTCCAGATCGTCGGCTTCCGCCTGGTGCAGGGCTTGTTCGGCGCCGCCCTGGTGCCGCTGGCCCAATCGATCCTGCTCGACATCTACCCCCCCGAGGAACGGGGCTCGGCCATGGCGCTGTTCGGCGTCTCGGTGATGGTCGGCCCGGTGCTCGGCCCGGTGATCGGCGGCTGGCTCACCGACCATGCCAGCTGGCGCTGGGTGTTCTACATCAACGTGCCCATCGGCGCGCTGGCCCTGGCCGGCGTCTCGGCCTCGGTCCCGGAAAGCCGGCCCGATACGGCGACGAGACTGGACTGGCTTGGTTTTGGCCTCCTCAGCCTCGCCATCGCGGCGCTCCAGCTGTTCCTCGATCGCGGCGAGCAGCTCGACTGGCTGTCTTCGGGCGAGATCCAAATCGAGGCGCTGGTGATGGCTTCGGCGTTTTATCTCTTTCTGGTCCATACCTTCAGCAGCCGGACCTCCTTCGTCAATCCGCGCCTGTTTCTCGACCGTAATTTCACGGTGGGCATGTTGTTCATCTTCGTCGTCGGCGTCACCTATCTGGCGTCACTGGCGCTGATGACTCCCTATCTTCAGACCCTGATGGGCTATCCGGTGGTGACGGCGGGGATCGTGATGGGACCGCGCGGTCTCGGCACCATGGCCTGCATGTTCCTGGTCGGCCGGCTGATCGGCCGGGTGGATACCCGCTGGCTGCTGCTGACGGGGCTGGCCATCACCGCCTGGGGGATGTACGAGATGTCGGGCTGGACGCCGGACATCTCGCAATGGACCATCATCCGCGTCGGCTTCATCCAGGGTGCCGGCTTGGGCTTCCTCTTCGTTCCCCTGACCACCACGACCTTCGCCACCCTGGCGCCGGAGATGCGCGGCGACGGCACCGGCCTTTACAATCTCTCGCGCAATATCGGTTCCGCCGTCGGCATTTCCATCGTCATGGCGTTGCTGGTGCGCAACACCCAGATCAACCACGCCGAGATCGCCGCGTCGGTGACGCCCTACAACCGCATGCTCTCGATCCCCGGCATCGCCCAGGCACTCAGCCCGTCCAGCGCCGCCGGCCGGGCGGCGCTGGACGGCATCATCACCCAGCAGGCCACCATCATCAGCTACATGGACGATTTCAAGCTGCTGATGGTCCTGTCGCTGCTGGTCATGCCGCTGGTGCTGGTGCTGCGCAAGCCGCAGGGGCCGGCCGGAACCGATCACGGCGCGGTGATGGAGTGA
- a CDS encoding HlyD family secretion protein, with the protein MADVTRLKTDEERGDTPSGAAEAPPAPDGDGPARPVRRLPMRPILFALLPLALMAGGYGYTMGGQTMSTDNAYVQADMVGVATDVSGMVKEIDVRENQEVGPGDVLFRLDDLPYRLALERAEAQIGIVRNELAALQNSWRDMQTQIQQAHSDIAFQSTDLQRKQQLLSSSYVPRAAYDLSQHNVQTAQFRLASLTQQLAAIVATLNGNPDAPVEQHPRYKDAVAARDEIARQLAHSVVRAPMAGVVTKVSALQVGQYLPAATPAFSLVATDHVWIEASPKETELTYVRPGQAVSVSVDTYPGLVWTGRLDSISPVSGSSLSLLPAQNTTGNWVKVVQRIPIRIRIDTPAGKPPLRGGMSVTVDVETGHARGLPEFISRLFDGGATGHG; encoded by the coding sequence ATGGCTGACGTTACCCGGCTCAAGACTGACGAGGAGCGTGGCGATACCCCGTCCGGGGCGGCCGAGGCTCCGCCGGCCCCGGACGGCGACGGCCCGGCCCGACCGGTGCGGCGCTTGCCGATGCGGCCGATCCTGTTCGCGCTGTTGCCGCTCGCCCTGATGGCCGGCGGTTACGGCTACACTATGGGCGGACAGACCATGTCCACCGACAACGCCTATGTGCAGGCCGATATGGTCGGCGTCGCTACCGATGTCTCCGGCATGGTCAAGGAGATCGACGTGCGGGAAAACCAGGAGGTCGGCCCCGGCGACGTGCTGTTCCGCCTCGACGACCTGCCCTACCGGCTGGCCCTGGAGCGGGCCGAGGCGCAGATCGGCATCGTGCGCAACGAACTGGCCGCCTTGCAGAACAGCTGGCGCGACATGCAGACGCAGATCCAGCAGGCGCACTCCGACATCGCCTTCCAGAGCACCGATCTCCAGCGCAAGCAGCAGCTGCTCAGCAGCAGCTACGTCCCGCGGGCGGCCTATGATCTGTCGCAGCACAACGTCCAGACCGCCCAGTTCCGGCTGGCCTCGCTCACCCAGCAGCTGGCGGCGATCGTCGCCACGCTTAACGGCAATCCCGACGCCCCGGTGGAGCAGCATCCCCGCTACAAGGACGCGGTGGCGGCCCGCGACGAGATCGCCCGTCAGCTCGCCCATTCGGTGGTCCGCGCCCCCATGGCCGGGGTGGTGACCAAGGTGTCGGCGCTTCAGGTCGGACAGTACCTGCCGGCCGCCACGCCGGCGTTCAGCCTGGTGGCCACCGACCATGTGTGGATCGAGGCCTCGCCCAAGGAGACCGAGTTGACCTATGTCCGTCCCGGCCAGGCCGTCTCGGTGTCGGTGGACACCTATCCCGGACTCGTCTGGACCGGCCGCCTCGACAGCATCAGTCCGGTGTCCGGGTCCAGCCTGTCCCTGCTGCCGGCCCAGAATACCACCGGCAATTGGGTGAAGGTGGTCCAGCGCATCCCGATCCGCATCCGCATCGACACGCCGGCCGGCAAGCCGCCGCTGCGGGGCGGCATGAGCGTCACCGTCGACGTGGAGACCGGCCATGCCCGCGGCCTGCCGGAATTCATCTCCCGCCTGTTCGACGGGGGCGCGACCGGCCATGGCTGA